A region of the Gemmatimonadota bacterium genome:
GCATGATATTTTCGATCCGGGCGATCCGGTGCTCCAACTTCCCGATATCTTCCCGGATACGCGTTTCCATGTTCTGCATCTCGGCCTTCAGTTCGGCCCTCAGCTCCTGGCGCCCTGCCTCGGCTTCCCGCCAGAAGAAGACGAAGGCCGCCAGCAAAACGGCCGGTTGAATCAACAGTCCAGCTATTTCCATGATGTCTTCCTGTGTTTGGGTACCGATACACTAATCGTCCTTGACGGAGCGTTGCCGAGGTGATACAAAGTAGTCAGTCAGCGCGTCATGGCGGATTCTCGAACAATTCGTCGGACGGCGTGCCCAAATCTGCAGGAAGCCGTTGTCGACCTTGAGATCAAAACGACGCATTGGCCAAGTTGCACCACGTGAGGGAACACACATTGGACGAGATCGGAACGCGCAAGGAAGACCTGGATACCCCGGTCCTCTGGGTCGACCTGGATCGGCTTGAAAACAACATCCGCACCGTGGGACAACGGCTGAATGATGCCGGCGTGGACTGGCGCCCGCACATCAAGGGGGTCAAGATCCCGGCGATTGCCCACAGGCTTCTGGAGTCCGGCGCCATCGGCGTTACCTGTGCCAAACTCGGCGAGGCCGAGGTCATGGCCGCGGGCGGCGTCGAAGACATCCTCATCGCCAACCAGGTGGTCGGACCGCCGAAATACATCCGCCTGACCCATCTCTGCAGGCAGGCGGACGTGAAGGTCGCCGTCGACAGCGACGCCACGCTGGAGGATCTGGGCCGCACCGCGATGGAAACCGGCGTCGAAGTCGGCGTGCTCGTCGAACTGAACACGGGGATGGAACGGGCCGGCGTCCGGCCTGGCGAACCGGTCGTCGAACTCGCCCGGAAGGTCCACCAGACCCCCGGCCTACGGTTCCGGGGGGTCATGGCCTGGGAGGGGCACGCCTGCGTGGACGAAGACTCCGACTGGAAACACGGGGAGATCAGGCGGGCCGTGGGAGATCTCGTGGACTCCGCGCGGCGCTGTCGGGCCGCGGGACTACCCTGCGATATCGTGAGCGGCGGCGGGAGCG
Encoded here:
- a CDS encoding alanine racemase, whose amino-acid sequence is MDEIGTRKEDLDTPVLWVDLDRLENNIRTVGQRLNDAGVDWRPHIKGVKIPAIAHRLLESGAIGVTCAKLGEAEVMAAGGVEDILIANQVVGPPKYIRLTHLCRQADVKVAVDSDATLEDLGRTAMETGVEVGVLVELNTGMERAGVRPGEPVVELARKVHQTPGLRFRGVMAWEGHACVDEDSDWKHGEIRRAVGDLVDSARRCRAAGLPCDIVSGGGSGTLSVTPDLAGITEIQAGGAIFNDVMYTLWGVRTDPAIFVHVTVTSRPEPDRLIVDAGFKTVPAWFGMPMPVGVDGVESVRMSAEHGTVTFTGPNHEIAVGDKLDLMVAYTDVTLFLHDHLYGIRNGVVETIWPIVGRGKLR